TTTCGTATCAAAGTGGCTCATATACCAGCAGCTCGTACAGAACGGCCTTCCCTTCCTGGCCTTTGCAGCCTTCTTTGGAAGTATAGGTTCGTTCATGTACGTCTTCAAACCATTGGCCGGGATCTTTCTAGGTCAATTGAAGCCCCGGCACAGAAATTTAAAGGAAGTACCGTTCGTGATGGTTGTCCCGATGACAATCCTTACACTGTTGACTGTTTTCTGGGGAATACTGCCCAGTAACGCCATTAAGACTATTAACGCCGTTACGGCTTCGGTCGGAATCAACGCGGTAGAGGTTACCTTTTCCAGGATCGTAGCGCTCACTGGCGAATGGGATTCGATATTGGTTACGACCGTTTTCGCTATTGGGTTTTTCATATCACTCTTCATATTCATGAGGGCGAAGAAAGCCAGGCAGGTAGATCTGATGGACAACTATACTGCAGGAGATTTTCTGTACACGAGCGAGTTATACCATTTCTCGTACAGGATGTACAGACCCTTCGACAGGTTGTTCGAAAAATGGCCGTCAATGGAGGACTGGCTTTCTTCTCTATCGGATAAAATCAAGGAACTGGGAGCGTTGCTGAAAGCGATCTTTTATCCGGCCAATCCGCAACTGTACATAGGTCTCGCGATAGTCGCCATTATCGGGACCTTCTGGTGGTTGAGGTGATCGGTATGATTATAACTATTCTATCTGCAATCGCATTACTCATATTGGCCTTCGCCTATACTGTAACTCTCGAAGGAATCGCGAGGAAGATCGAGGCTAGAATACATAGAAGATGCGGTCCTCCATTCTGGCAGAACTTCATAGATATCTTCAAGAGTCTTACAAAACATTCGATCTCTCACGGTTTCATATTTGATTTTGGAGTCCTTATGGCTTTGGGTGGCACAATAGCCACCGTACTTTTCATACCAGCAGGAAATCTCGTCGTCTTCCCAGGTCTTGACAACGTCTTCGTTATTATCTATCTGCTGGCTATAGGTCTACTGGGAATGGCGATGTCGGCAGTAGGCTCGGGAAATCCCAACGCCTCAATCGGGATAGGCAGGGCATTAACACAGATGCTGGGATACGAGCTCCCCTTCATGATAGTGTTGTTGGGTGTCTTCTTCCATTTCAGAACCTCATCCCTATCTGAGCTGGCAATGCTGCAGAACTCCGGAGGAACCTACAATGTCTTAATCATGCCTATCGGGGCAGTTGTTGGCTTCGTATCTCTGATGGGCATGCTTGGCAAGAAGCCTTTCGATACATTTATTGCACCTGCCGAGATAGCTTCCGGGCCACTTGTAGAGTACAGCGGGAAGTACCTGGGATTGCTCATGACCCAACACGCTTTCGGGACCTTTATAGAGATTGGGCTTTTCGTCAACCTCTTTCTGGGTGGCGGAAAGACTATATGGGAATTTCTTTTGAAGTTCTTCCTGGTTTACTTTCTTGCTGTTATCATCTCGTCCATTATGCCGCGTTTCAGGGTCGAACAGGCAGTCAAATTCTACTGGAAATGGCCACTCATACTATCCTTCATTCAAGTGGTTATTGTCGTTTTCATAATGGGGAGGCGAGTTTAATGAACAACGAGCAGACCGCGTGGGAAAGAGTGGCAAATATGCTAAGGGCAAGATCGCTTTGGATGCTTTATTACTGTACCGGTTGCGGTGCAATAGAACTACCACCGACAATGACAGCTCGCTTCGATATGGAGAGGTTTGGTATAGGACCGATGGCGACACCGCGTCAGGCCGATATACTCCTCGTAACGGGATACCTCAGCACCAAAACCCTGCGCAGAGTCATCTACTCCTACGAGCAGATGCAGGCTCCAAAATACATAGTCGGGTTCGGTTCCTGCACCATCAACGGCGGCATCTACTATGACTCTTACGCGACGATCAACAGGCTCGATCTTTACGTACCTGTAGATCTATATT
This portion of the Mesotoga infera genome encodes:
- a CDS encoding respiratory chain complex I subunit 1 family protein, whose protein sequence is MIITILSAIALLILAFAYTVTLEGIARKIEARIHRRCGPPFWQNFIDIFKSLTKHSISHGFIFDFGVLMALGGTIATVLFIPAGNLVVFPGLDNVFVIIYLLAIGLLGMAMSAVGSGNPNASIGIGRALTQMLGYELPFMIVLLGVFFHFRTSSLSELAMLQNSGGTYNVLIMPIGAVVGFVSLMGMLGKKPFDTFIAPAEIASGPLVEYSGKYLGLLMTQHAFGTFIEIGLFVNLFLGGGKTIWEFLLKFFLVYFLAVIISSIMPRFRVEQAVKFYWKWPLILSFIQVVIVVFIMGRRV
- a CDS encoding NuoB/complex I 20 kDa subunit family protein; this encodes MNNEQTAWERVANMLRARSLWMLYYCTGCGAIELPPTMTARFDMERFGIGPMATPRQADILLVTGYLSTKTLRRVIYSYEQMQAPKYIVGFGSCTINGGIYYDSYATINRLDLYVPVDLYLAGCMPRPEAIVNGFKNLMDKIDRGEATGWKDYEANYEWYRKNQIDALGEVYIHDEFHE